The Lysinibacillus irui sequence ACGTTTTTTATTTAAATTTCTGCAAATCTTAGTTATTTTTGGAAGCTTCACATATTCATGCTTTTGATTGTTCATCTCAATTGAGTCGAAGTTATCCGTTGTTCCCTCAACTTTTTCATCGAGCATTAATTCCTCTTGCTGATTATCTATATTTTTCTTAGTATGTAATGTATATTTTTTAGGCTCATTTGATCTTTCAGATTGAACCACTTCTGGATGTTCAAATGAAATTTCACTATAAGGAATTTGCTTATTTTTCATACTTACAACTCTTAAGACTGTGCCACCAGTTGCATTAGGTTTCACTATTGCTTTAATAGTAATTGGCTGTCTAATTGACCAATCAAAATTTAAATTGCCACTGTTATTAAATGTGTACGCCACATTCTCAAATACATTTCTTAAATCTTTATTTGTAAGGAGCCATACAAGCTGGCACAGATAGTTTGATTGTGTATATTTTCGGTGATATTGCGATGAAAAATCCAAATGAATTTTATTACGATCATAGTTTTCTATAAAATATTGAGGAAATGAGTTCGCTTCAAAAAGTCTATATAGCAAAAAACGATTGGGTGCTAAAATACTACGTACCACTTCAATTAGAGGAAGTATATAATTTTGAATTCCTTGTTTTACAATAAAACTTCTTGAAATATCTTTATCGTTAGTACCTATAATATTCCATTTTTTCTCATACTCATCAACCATATTAGGATAAATGGTGATTACTATTGCTTCAGTACCTTTTGGTGGAATACTTTTTCTAATATCACCATCAATATAATAATGTTGAATAACTAATGCTGGAAGTGTTCCCCAATCCACCAGTAATTTTTCTGTTTTGCCATTGGCTCTGAAATAAGCATACATCATAACTTTTTTCTCATATTTAAAAGGGGAGCTAATCCAAATTAATTGTGCTTGCTCCCCCTCTTTAAAAGGCCAGTTGTTCAGTTTAACTTGTTGGTCACTCATCCTTACTTACTCACTTCCTGCTTCATTTCAATATAATGTTTTAATTGAGGTTTAATTTCATGAAAATGATGTGATTTGATTGCTGCAATTCGCTGTATTCGCCACAAATCAATTATGCTGTTCTGCTTTATTAATGCATCAATAACCTTATAGCAGCGACGTATTTGAAAATCTTGAACAGTTTCGGTAATGTCGTTCAATAACTCATTTGTACTTGGTAACTTATCTAAGTGATGCTCTAAGTTTCCCGATATGCCTAATCTTCTTCCTAAAATGGATTTCGTTATTCTTATTGGTTTAAGCTCTTGTAGTAGTTGTTGATGTAGTCTTTTTATTTGCTGCACATATTGCTGATCTCGCTTCGACCAATCTACAGATCTTGTTGGTTTATTCCTTAGCTGTACTTTAGGTAGCACGCTCTCTAAATAACTTCGGTCATAATGATATAAATACATATACTGTTTTGCAATTTTTTTTCGTAATGCTGTACGAGATAGATTTGGGTTCTGTTGAATTTCTTTTAGCAATTCTTGTTTATATTGTCCTAATTTATTAACATCGTATTCATGACTTTCTACTTGTATTAATTCGACATTTCCATTTAAATACCTTTTAATTGTTTTAGAATCTACACCTAAAATTTTCGCCATCGCTCTAATGCTCCATTTTTCTTTTGCAAGAGCTTCTAATTTTTTTATCCATACCTTACCAAACACTTTTACTCGACCTATTTCAAACATATCTTTTGTATGCTTTCTTGCATAAATAAAACCACACGAACAGGTAAATGTACCAATCAAACTTTCCAATTTATAATCTCTTGTTACTTCTACATTTGGAATAACTAATTGCTTGTAATGAGATGCGGCCATATTTAAACAAGGGAATGGACCTTTTCCAAAAGCTCCTGTGTCATCGCTCTGATTAATAAGACTATCTACATCTTGTTGTAAAAAATAAAGTAAAAGTAAATGGCGAAACGGATGTACATGACGTTTCATATTGCGAGTTAATATTTTTAACCAATTATATTCATCTTTCTCATTTAATTCGCTATCATAGCACTGTAAAAAGTTATAGGGAAAAATATTTTTAATAGCTTGATACAACCCATATTGACGAACTTGATTCGACGCAGTTATTAAATTATACTCTCGCAATAACGCTTTATATTTAGAATTAATATTTTCTCTTGAGATTGAATGCAACGGTAAATGAAGCAATTTGTAGGCCTGCTTTGCTAAATATACTGACATTTCTTTATGTGGATCAATCTCATATAACTCTGATAAATTCATATGGTTTAATTCGAAACGAATATACTCAATGCGACTATCTTTGGTTACCGAGTATTCTCTTAATAGAACTTCATGGTGAGGACAATAATCTATTCCTTGTAGTTGATGCTCACGATGAATATACGGCTCTCCATATTGCTCTGTATCTGATTTTGCACAAATAGCACAATAATAGATACCGTTTTTAATACAAATGCTTCCAGCGACCATTCCTAGCCTTGTATAAAGTGCCTTACCATCTTCTCTTACATCGTTTAATATTTCTTGTTGACGCTGCTTCGACAAAAATGAAGCATAATAAGGATAAATTGTGTGGTTAGCCAATAGTGATTCTACAGAATATTGAGCACCTAGTTTTTCTGCTAAAACAGAAAAATAACTACCAATTCCTACACTCGGTATCACAGAACGATTGTCAAACAACTCTTCCAACGTATCTTTACAATCAATATTGCCGCTATAAAAATGATACCGGGCAATTGCTGAATATATTAATTCATTTGGATAAGGATTTGTAAAAAACGGTAACATCTTATGTCCCCCTAGGAATACTCGACTTATTTCTATAATGCCGATATAACTAGCTTTTCAGACATAAGATGTACCGTTAGTTATGAAAGAGTGTCATAAATCATTAAATAAACTCCTCTAAAAACGGTTTTATATATCCATTTACTTGTAATAATTCATACGGATGCTTTTTTCTTTCTAAAGCTTTTGCTCTTAACCTTACTAAAGGTAATAATTCATTTTTATGTGTACGATTTAATTTCTGTTCTTTTTTCTTTTGATTTAAAGTCATTGCATTCTGTATAGCTTCTAACTTTAAATTGTTATATTCACTTTCAATTGGCTGGTTATCTACAACTTTGTAAACTACCTTTCTTATATCATTAGGATTTAAGGTATCGAAAATTCCTAATGAAGCAATCTCATAACTAAGATTTTCCGTTATCTCTAGTCGTCTGTACTGAAGAGTATTCTGACGCTCTGTCATAGCTTCCTTGACTTTACCCTCATATTCGGTATTCTTCTTATGATTAATCATAAGATCATCTAGATTAATCATAATATCCTCATACTTATACATTGCCTTTAGGTCATTTGTACGTAATGCATTCATCATTGGTTGTATAATTTTCATATCTTCTCTTGCTGTTTTCTTTATTACTTTCGGTGTAATTCTTTCTTCTCTATTTTCTTCATCAAATAAAGCTCTTTCTTGAGCTAAAATGAACAAGTTAACTGCTACCGAAGTAATTCCTTGGCATTCCTCATAAAATGTTTTTTTCAACTCTTCTGTTAGTTCCGAATGAATCTTTAAACATTGAAATGCCCATAGAGTTTCTAAGAAGAATTCCCATTCTTCACTATCTTCTACCATACGATCCCATATAATTGAACCATCACTTGCTGCACGGCGAGCTTGTCGGAAGTTCCCTTTAAATAGCTGTTGTGCTTTCGAGGTCCCAATTAATACTGTTGGTATACCTACTGTGTTTGATAATGTCACAAAGAAATTTAGCATTTCTTCCTGGTCATTTTTTGAATGAAGTAAATGTTGAATTTCATCAATGACAAGAACGCCAATCCCGTACATACTGGCTAATGATGTCATGTGTAATAACATTGTTGAGGTAACTCGATTTAAATAACCGAATTTCTCTAAATAACGTGTACCTAATAAATCATCAATTGCTTTGAAAAAACTTTTGCATAAGGTAGATAAACTACCGTCATACGGACAATCTATTTTAAGCCAAACGATTTGAGTGCGATTAAAAGGATGTCCTTCATACAGTTCATGCTTAATGACTTGAGGATACATTAACAACAAACGTTCAATTGCGGTTGTTTTACCGATACCTGAGATGCCAATAATCGATAGACTATCTGCTGTTGAACGAATATGGTTTAAGCGTTCATCAATATATTGATGTGCCTGCTCTTCATCCTCACGTAGGTGATGCAATATTCGAATCCGTTCAAGGAATGATTTATCTAACGGATTACGGGCTAAATAACCACGACGAATCAAAGTCGATAACCGACGCTCTACTTCAAAATGGATTGGCAACGGCTGAATGAAGTTTTTCACACGTTTTAAAACATGATAACGAATATTCGCTGCACTCTTCTTATCTTGTTCACTAATACGTGGAGTCACCATAAAACGATCCAACACATCATCTTCATCAAAGATTGGCGGTAGGGCTTCAATAAAAGGATTATGAGCATATTCAATAAGCATTTGAGTCTTATAACTTGCTTCTTCCATATCTCCTTTTAAGACGACATTATTCATCTTTTCCAAATTCCTCATCTCGCTTCCTCTTTAATTTTTCCATAAGACGTGATGACTTCTTTTGTGGTTGCTCTTCCAGTTTTATTCTCGATGTAAAATCTATGATTTCTGTTGATTGTCCAGCTACAGTGGGTGACAAATCAAATTTTTCTTCCTCGCGATTAGCTTGTTTTTCATTCGCTTTATTATCTCGAATCGCAGCTAGTTTTTCTTTTTTACTTGTTGGCTGATGTAGGGCTTGTTTTTTCTTTTGCTCTGCTGCCTTAATAATTTGATCCATCATCGTATCTGTATTAATTGTCAGTTGCACTTGCTTAGAGCGTTCCTCTTCCTCTAATTCATTTCGTAACTGTTGCTGAAAAACAACTTCTTCTAAAAAGTCCAATTTATATTGCTGGCTAGGCTCTAATAATATGCACGTTTCATAATCCATTCCGTTATCATTCGGGATATAAATTTTGTCTAAATGACGTGGATCATACACAATATCAATACTTTTGTTTTTCAGCTTTGCATACCATTGTTCTTCGATTGCTCGTTTTGATCCATATAATAAATTTTTGAACTTGATACCTGCTCGTGAAATTGTGGCTTTACCACGTGGCAACACATTTAAACGTAAAATATCCCTATCTACTGTTCGAAGACGACCTTTCCGATTTTGAATACCCCAGTTCCATAAATTTATAGGAGTTGGCACAATGCCCTCTGTAATCATCGCTTTTTCCATTGGATACTTATCAATGATTTTATGGTTATGCTGAAGCATCATCGTAATGATTAATGCCGTAAACTCCTTTAAATTCAGTGTAGCATCGAGCCTATAATCTCTATCTCCGCGCTCTCGATATTCTTTTTGAATAGCACCAGGCGCTTTCTGTTTTACTTTGCCATTCATTGTACGGAATTTACGTTCAACGATACCTTTTAAATCCCCTCGATACGCTGTTGTATTTTCGATTTTGATATTTAGATTATTAATAAGACCAGCTACTGCGTAGCCTTCAAATTCGCCTCTGTCAGCGATAATTATTTCGGGTAAATGATATGTTGGCCATTGCTCATCAGTAATCTCAATATCATATTGCTTACAAAATTCAACCTTATCAGCAACCATATTATCTAAAGCCATCATTGCTCCTAACCAAGACGGGCCTTCCAATCCTACATATATCCCTGTAACGATACGTGAATATACGTCAATAATTGCATAAACAACAGGTCTACCTATAATTCTATTTATATCAAAAGAACTGACCAAATAAATATCCGCAATCGTTGCATCGATTTGAAAGCGTGTGCCAGGTCCGTTTGTTTCAATTTTAGAATTACTTAAAATAGGACGATGTTTTAACTCGTATTCCTTAGCACTTTTACGAAATTCAATATCTTTTTTAGGGTCTTCAAGCTTTTTAAACCAGTAGTAAAATTGATGGTATGAAGGAATACGATTTGCTTCCCAAATACGATATTGAATTTCTCCCTCTTCTTTATAACGGTCTGCATAAAAATCACGCAAAATAAAATGGTACACATCTTTTAACGAATAGTTATTGGCTTTGCGGTAGTATTTATTAATGGCATGTTCAAATTGCGTCTTAATCTCCTCAGTTATATTAATGCCACTCCGATATTCACCATTTACCGTTACTCTACGTGGGCGACCAACCTTATCATGGCTAAGATTTTTAGTCTTCCCTCGACCACCTGAATTTGCGTAATCGGGTAACATAGCATTTTTGTTCATACCACGTTGCCAATAGCGACTTAGCAGTTTTTTCACCTTTGTTTTGCCTAGTCCACTCTCGGCGGTAATCTCTACTATTTTTACTTCACGTCCCTTTTTCTTTAGTAGCTCTTTCATATTAGGGAGGATAAAATTTTCTACAGTTGCCCAGTCCTCATCTCGTTTGCTAATTTGAACAGACGTTAATTCATCATCTGGAATTGCTTTTGCAAAAGGATCGCTTATTCTCAATAATTCACCTTGCTCAAGCTCTATCTCTAAATGGCTATATAGCTCTCTTTTAGGCATAGCACTCGTTGTGTCGATATTAACTACATAGGCGTACGATTCTTCAATTTCAATAATACGAATGCGTTGTGAATCTGCTGTATATTGAAGTACTTGATTAATATAAATCAACCGTATTTCACCTTCTTCAACTTGCTTTCATCTATTGATTGAATAACAACTATTTGTTCCACGTTTAACAGCTCTAACATGTCTACCCGAATAATTTTCTGTGCAAGTAAATGATAGAATAGCGTCATACCACTTCCTAAGGGCATATGTGTCTCTTTATCAAATACATTTGTAACTTCTCTAATGTTTTTGCTTTCACTTAATATACTTTGTAACAGTGCCATTGCTAAATCTTCAATATGCTGTTGGTTCATATTTTGAAATGCATCATATTGTTGAATATCATAATAATCATGAATATAGCTAATATTCCGAGCCATTTCTTTAGGAATCTCCAACTCTGTTACAATGCCCCAATCAATTTGCCTTCGCTCCCAATAAACTCGTTCAATCTCAAACTTTTCAATAACTCGTTGTTTTAGTAGCTCATCTTTCATTTTTATTGTTCGTGCAAGCTCTACTAACCCATTTCCTTTTTCTACCGTTAATAAAAAATCCGTTGTCATTACAACTGGCTCATTCGTTTTAGGGTCTGTAGGATGTTTTAGACCTAATTCATCAGCAATGACAATTGTTTCTTCCAACGGCAATAAAGGAAATTGTTCTCGAATATCAACAACAAAATCCGAATATTCGGTTAAATAAAAGTAGTTTCGTTCCAAATCTGATAAAAATTCGTGCTGCCTTTTTGTTTTAATCCCTTTTAAACGAGTGGATCTTCCCAATGAGGAAACATCTTGAATATTTAACCACGGTTTATAATCGGCACCAATTCCCGAGCCACGACCTTCTTTAATCCACTTTTCAACTTTAGATGTTCTAGTTCTTTTAGACATAAAAAACACCCCTTTGGCTAAATAATAACCAAAGGGGTAAAGCTTCGCAACTTTTTTACAATCGTCGCGACTTTATTTTAAACATCGCATCTTTTTTATAAACATCACGACTTTATTTCAAATCTACACTCACAACTTTTTTAACATAAAACCTTACTCAACAGTTACTGATTTTGCTAAGTTACGTGGTTTATCCACATCACAGCGGCGGTGTAGAGCAGCATAGTAACTAATTAATTGTAGTGGCACTACAGATACAAGTGGTGTTAGTAATTCGTGTACATGTGGAATTACTAGACGGTCACCATCTTCGTCAATGCCAGCCATTGCGATAATACATGGATATGCCCCACGAGCAGCTACTTCTTTAACATTACCTCGGATGTTTAGCCCGACAGATGCTTGTGTAACAAGTGCAAACACTGGAGTACCTTCTTCGATTAAGGCAATTGTTCCGTGTTTTAGTTCTCCACCAGCAAAGCCTTCTGCTTGGATGTAAGAGATTTCTTTTAGTTTTAATGCCCCTTCAAGGCTTACATAGAAG is a genomic window containing:
- a CDS encoding Tn7-like element transposition protein TnsE, which codes for MSDQQVKLNNWPFKEGEQAQLIWISSPFKYEKKVMMYAYFRANGKTEKLLVDWGTLPALVIQHYYIDGDIRKSIPPKGTEAIVITIYPNMVDEYEKKWNIIGTNDKDISRSFIVKQGIQNYILPLIEVVRSILAPNRFLLYRLFEANSFPQYFIENYDRNKIHLDFSSQYHRKYTQSNYLCQLVWLLTNKDLRNVFENVAYTFNNSGNLNFDWSIRQPITIKAIVKPNATGGTVLRVVSMKNKQIPYSEISFEHPEVVQSERSNEPKKYTLHTKKNIDNQQEELMLDEKVEGTTDNFDSIEMNNQKHEYVKLPKITKICRNLNKKRDFEDEHTKKHFVNDQGKRSTADVGGNKLARGLEQHIPTDIQYGELGEFIKVVKVLQGYNEVQSINIIQGSLKEFSETKRFVYLSDNLTERKYVIAEIALLPNTVVSMIEVEREHKALSTLIVVLNKTANKKYLYHLILDNLVDNSGTWDKDLLSFQCILYITLRHVRKNPEHQAKRFIDKIFNII
- a CDS encoding TnsD family Tn7-like transposition protein, with protein sequence MLPFFTNPYPNELIYSAIARYHFYSGNIDCKDTLEELFDNRSVIPSVGIGSYFSVLAEKLGAQYSVESLLANHTIYPYYASFLSKQRQQEILNDVREDGKALYTRLGMVAGSICIKNGIYYCAICAKSDTEQYGEPYIHREHQLQGIDYCPHHEVLLREYSVTKDSRIEYIRFELNHMNLSELYEIDPHKEMSVYLAKQAYKLLHLPLHSISRENINSKYKALLREYNLITASNQVRQYGLYQAIKNIFPYNFLQCYDSELNEKDEYNWLKILTRNMKRHVHPFRHLLLLYFLQQDVDSLINQSDDTGAFGKGPFPCLNMAASHYKQLVIPNVEVTRDYKLESLIGTFTCSCGFIYARKHTKDMFEIGRVKVFGKVWIKKLEALAKEKWSIRAMAKILGVDSKTIKRYLNGNVELIQVESHEYDVNKLGQYKQELLKEIQQNPNLSRTALRKKIAKQYMYLYHYDRSYLESVLPKVQLRNKPTRSVDWSKRDQQYVQQIKRLHQQLLQELKPIRITKSILGRRLGISGNLEHHLDKLPSTNELLNDITETVQDFQIRRCYKVIDALIKQNSIIDLWRIQRIAAIKSHHFHEIKPQLKHYIEMKQEVSK
- a CDS encoding ATP-binding protein — encoded protein: MRNLEKMNNVVLKGDMEEASYKTQMLIEYAHNPFIEALPPIFDEDDVLDRFMVTPRISEQDKKSAANIRYHVLKRVKNFIQPLPIHFEVERRLSTLIRRGYLARNPLDKSFLERIRILHHLREDEEQAHQYIDERLNHIRSTADSLSIIGISGIGKTTAIERLLLMYPQVIKHELYEGHPFNRTQIVWLKIDCPYDGSLSTLCKSFFKAIDDLLGTRYLEKFGYLNRVTSTMLLHMTSLASMYGIGVLVIDEIQHLLHSKNDQEEMLNFFVTLSNTVGIPTVLIGTSKAQQLFKGNFRQARRAASDGSIIWDRMVEDSEEWEFFLETLWAFQCLKIHSELTEELKKTFYEECQGITSVAVNLFILAQERALFDEENREERITPKVIKKTAREDMKIIQPMMNALRTNDLKAMYKYEDIMINLDDLMINHKKNTEYEGKVKEAMTERQNTLQYRRLEITENLSYEIASLGIFDTLNPNDIRKVVYKVVDNQPIESEYNNLKLEAIQNAMTLNQKKKEQKLNRTHKNELLPLVRLRAKALERKKHPYELLQVNGYIKPFLEEFI
- a CDS encoding transposase, which codes for MIYINQVLQYTADSQRIRIIEIEESYAYVVNIDTTSAMPKRELYSHLEIELEQGELLRISDPFAKAIPDDELTSVQISKRDEDWATVENFILPNMKELLKKKGREVKIVEITAESGLGKTKVKKLLSRYWQRGMNKNAMLPDYANSGGRGKTKNLSHDKVGRPRRVTVNGEYRSGINITEEIKTQFEHAINKYYRKANNYSLKDVYHFILRDFYADRYKEEGEIQYRIWEANRIPSYHQFYYWFKKLEDPKKDIEFRKSAKEYELKHRPILSNSKIETNGPGTRFQIDATIADIYLVSSFDINRIIGRPVVYAIIDVYSRIVTGIYVGLEGPSWLGAMMALDNMVADKVEFCKQYDIEITDEQWPTYHLPEIIIADRGEFEGYAVAGLINNLNIKIENTTAYRGDLKGIVERKFRTMNGKVKQKAPGAIQKEYRERGDRDYRLDATLNLKEFTALIITMMLQHNHKIIDKYPMEKAMITEGIVPTPINLWNWGIQNRKGRLRTVDRDILRLNVLPRGKATISRAGIKFKNLLYGSKRAIEEQWYAKLKNKSIDIVYDPRHLDKIYIPNDNGMDYETCILLEPSQQYKLDFLEEVVFQQQLRNELEEEERSKQVQLTINTDTMMDQIIKAAEQKKKQALHQPTSKKEKLAAIRDNKANEKQANREEEKFDLSPTVAGQSTEIIDFTSRIKLEEQPQKKSSRLMEKLKRKRDEEFGKDE
- a CDS encoding TnsA endonuclease N-terminal domain-containing protein, which produces MSKRTRTSKVEKWIKEGRGSGIGADYKPWLNIQDVSSLGRSTRLKGIKTKRQHEFLSDLERNYFYLTEYSDFVVDIREQFPLLPLEETIVIADELGLKHPTDPKTNEPVVMTTDFLLTVEKGNGLVELARTIKMKDELLKQRVIEKFEIERVYWERRQIDWGIVTELEIPKEMARNISYIHDYYDIQQYDAFQNMNQQHIEDLAMALLQSILSESKNIREVTNVFDKETHMPLGSGMTLFYHLLAQKIIRVDMLELLNVEQIVVIQSIDESKLKKVKYG